Proteins encoded together in one Triticum dicoccoides isolate Atlit2015 ecotype Zavitan chromosome 7B, WEW_v2.0, whole genome shotgun sequence window:
- the LOC119341885 gene encoding beta-1,2-xylosyltransferase XYXT1-like translates to MKVPLPVRSKSFKKSRGASCSLPLLLLIGAVQFLVIGKPFPSLLMDSSRRRAFFNLAEEEFIPEPQVSCDFNDTRSDYCEMAGAIRIRGSTSEVFVMTPRRGTTAGDVVGDNATWIAANATSWKMQPYTRKGEARIMNGITAVTVRLADADEAPACEVMHDVPAVVYSNGGYCGNYYHDFNDNIIPLFITTRHLGGEVQLLVKQKQAWWFGKYGEIVDGLTRHEALDLDGDARVHCYRRAFVGLRSHKDLSIDPRRAPNNVSMVDFKRFLMWRYALPREHAIRTDDEVVGGRRPRLLIITRRSRRRFMNLEEIVAAAEELGFEVTASDLMSPPKKQGGEAAVVGDGGQARMADASATVNAFDVMLAVHGSGLTNLVFLPMNAVVIQVVPLGRMEGLAMDEYGVPPRDMNMRYIQYNITAEESTLSELYPRGHPVFLDPGPIHKQSWSLVKDIYLGKQDVRLDMARFRPVLQKALDLLR, encoded by the exons ATGAAGGTCCCTCTCCCTGTGAGGAGCAAGAGCTTCAAGAAGAGCAGGGGAGCCTCATGCAGCCTCCCCCTGCTGCTGCTCATTGGGGCCGTCCAGTTCTTGGTGATCG GCAAGCCTTTTCCGTCGCTCTTGATGGATAGCAGCAGGAGGAGGGCCTTCTTCAATCTCGCAG AGGAGGAATTCATCCCGGAGCCACAAGTGAGCTGCGACTTCAACGACACGAGATCCGACTACTGCGAGATGGCCGGCGCCATCCGCATCCGCGGGAGTACGTCGGAGGTGTTCGTCATGACCCCTCGCCGCGGCACCACCGCCGGGGACGTCGTCGGCGACAACGCGACGTGGATCGCCGCCAACGCCACGAGCTGGAAGATGCAGCCGTACACGCGCAAGGGGGAGGCGCGCATCATGAACGGCATCACGGCGGTCACGGTGCGGCTGGCGGACGCCGACGAGGCCCCCGCGTGCGAGGTGATGCACGACGTGCCGGCCGTGGTGTACTCCAACGGCGGCTACTGCGGCAACTACTACCACGACTTCAACGACAACATCATCCCGCTCTTCATCACCACGCGCCACCTGGGCGGCGAGGTGCAGCTGCTGGTGAAGCAGAAGCAGGCGTGGTGGTTCGGCAAGTACGGCGAGATCGTGGACGGGCTGACGAGGCACGAGGCGCTGGACCTCGACGGCGACGCGCGCGTGCACTGCTACCGGCGCGCCTTCGTGGGGCTGCGCAGCCACAAGGACCTGAGCATCGACCCGCGCCGCGCGCCCAACAACGTGTCCATGGTGGACTTCAAGCGCTTCCTCATGTGGCGGTACGCGCTGCCCCGGGAGCACGCGATCCGGACGGACGACGaggtggtgggcgggcggaggccgcggctgctgatcatcacGCGGCGGTCGCGGCGGCGGTTCATGAACCTGGAAGAGATCGTGGCCGCGGCGGAGGAACTCGGGTTCGAGGTGACGGCGTCGGACCTGATGTCGCCGCCCAAGAAgcagggcggcgaggcggccgtGGTGGGCGACGGCGGGCAGGCACGGATGGCGGACGCGTCGGCGACGGTGAACGCGTTCGACGTGATGCTGGCGGTGCACGGGTCCGGGCTGACGAACCTGGTGTTCCTGCCGATGAACGCGGTGGTGATCCAGGTGGTGCCGCTGGGGCGGATGGAGGGGCTGGCCATGGACGAGTACGGCGTGCCGCCGCGGGACATGAACATGCGGTACATCCAGTACAACATCACGGCGGAGGAGAGCACGCTGTCGGAGCTGTACCCTCGCGGCCACCCGGTGTTCCTCGACCCCGGCCCCATCCACAAGCAGAGCTGGTCGCTCGTCAAGGACATCTACCTCGGCAAGCAGGACGTCCGCCTCGACATGGCCCGGTTCCGGCCCGTGCTCCAGAAGGCGCTCGACCTCCTCCGGTGA